The Lycium ferocissimum isolate CSIRO_LF1 chromosome 1, AGI_CSIRO_Lferr_CH_V1, whole genome shotgun sequence genome includes a region encoding these proteins:
- the LOC132064692 gene encoding uncharacterized protein LOC132064692 encodes MSAPWPFVAWGIDVIGPIEPKASNGHRFILVAIDYFTKWVEAVTFKSVTKKAVVDFVHSNIICRFGIPKTIITDNAANLNSHLMKEVCEQFKIMHHNSTPYRPKANGAVEAANKNIKKILRKMVQGSRQWHEKLPFALLGYRTTIRTSVGATPYLLVYGTEAVIPAEVEIPSLRIIVEAEIDDTEWVKSRLEQLSLIDEKRLTAICFGQLYQQRMAHTYNKKVRPRHFEVGQLVVKRILPHQEEARGKFAPNWQGPYVIKQVLSKVALQLSDIEGNMADIAISADSAKRYYV; translated from the coding sequence ATGTCTGCTCCTTGGCCTTTCGTAGCTTGGGGGATAGATGTTATTGGTCCAATTGAGCCAAAAGCTTCTAATGGGCACAGATTCATTCTAGTTGCCATtgactacttcaccaaatgggtaGAAGCTGTTACATTCAAATCAGTCACCAAGAAAGCGGTTGTAGACTTTGTTCATTCTAACATCATATGTCGTTTTGGTATACCAAAGACCATTATCACGGATAATGCAGCCAATCTTAATAGTCATCTCATGAAGGAGGTATGTGAGCAATTTAAAATTATGCATCACAACTCTACCCCTTATCGTCCCAAAGCCAATGGAGCTGTTGAAGCTGCAAACAAAAACATTAAGAAGATCCTTAGGAAGATGGTGCAAGGATCCAGGCAATGGCACGAGAAATTGCCTTTTGCGCTTTTAGGGTACCGCACAACTATCCGCACGTCTGTTGGCGCAACTCCTTACTTATTAGTTTATGGAACTGAAGCAGTCATACCAGCAGAAGTAGAAATCCCCTCTCTTCGAATCATTGTGGAAGCAGAGATTGATGACACTGAATGGGTCAAATCTAGACTAGAACAATTGTCGTTAATCGATGAAAAGCGGTTAACGGCGATTTGCTTTGGCCAGTTATACCAGCAAAGGATGGCTCACACTTACAATAAGAAGGTGCGTCCAAGACATTTTGAGGTTGGGCAACTTGTTGTGAAACGCATCCTTCCGCACCAAGAAGAGGCGAGGGGAAAATTCGCCCCAAATTGGCAGGGCCCTTATGTTATCAAACAAGTGTTGTCAAAGGTAGCTTTGCAGTTGTCCGATATAGAAGGAAATATGGCTGACATAGCCATTAGTGCAGACTCAGCCAAAAGATATTATGTTTGA